The Dethiosulfovibrio peptidovorans DSM 11002 nucleotide sequence GCCATCCCGACGGAAGTTCCGTTTATGACCAGCTCGTTTTCCTTGAGAAGGTTCGGTATATCCCCCGCCTCGGTGGACTGCACCTTACAGACCCCGACCCGATAGGAGTTCAGGTCGCTGGCCAGCTTCTGAATTTTCTCGTATCCCGACGCTCTTCCCCAAAGGGTTATGGAGCTGATCCCGGCAGCGCAAAGGGCGAAGGCAACTCCTCTAGCGGCTCCTCCGGCTCCGAAGAGAAGGCAGTGTTTGCCGGTGGGATCGTATCTTCCCTGTTCCTTCAGCCCGTGGACGAATCCGACTCCGTCGGTGTTGGATCCACATAGCTTGCCGTCCTTCCAATAGACGGTGTTGACGGCGTTACAGAGAGAGGCGATCTCGTCCAGCTCGTCAAGGTATTTTATTATCTCCTGCTTGAGAGGCATGGTGACGTTGAGCCCCTTGAAACGCATGGCTCCCAGCGCCGGAACAACCTTTGGAAGTTCCTCCGCGGTCACCTCGTAGGGGGTGTACACTGCGTTCATTCCCAGGGATTTGAAGTTGGAATTGTGCATGGCCGGAGAAAGCGATTTTCTTACCGGGCTACCCAGAAGGCCGAAGAACTCCGTGTCGGCCCAGAAAGTCTTTTCTTTAAGCATGATAGCAACACCCTTCTTTAGTTATATTTTATACAAAATCAATCTAACAACGACACCTCTTGAGCCGACATCGTTTTCTTACAACGCCAATTTCTCCACCAAGAAGTCTGGGATATCACCAGGTAGAC carries:
- a CDS encoding shikimate dehydrogenase, which translates into the protein MLKEKTFWADTEFFGLLGSPVRKSLSPAMHNSNFKSLGMNAVYTPYEVTAEELPKVVPALGAMRFKGLNVTMPLKQEIIKYLDELDEIASLCNAVNTVYWKDGKLCGSNTDGVGFVHGLKEQGRYDPTGKHCLLFGAGGAARGVAFALCAAGISSITLWGRASGYEKIQKLASDLNSYRVGVCKVQSTEAGDIPNLLKENELVINGTSVGMAPNTDATVFDTSYLESRHMVCDLVYVPHDTKMLREAEAKGARTLMGYWMTIWQGAEAFRRWTGGKEPDVEIMTKTMLEHLTRKEG